Within the Medicago truncatula cultivar Jemalong A17 chromosome 4, MtrunA17r5.0-ANR, whole genome shotgun sequence genome, the region aaaacaaaacatacttttaaataaatatcGATGGCTCGATATAAACCGTCATGAACGGTGCGCGCATGTGCTGGCAATGTTTCTGCAATGACCAAAAACTTAGAAAGCTTCAAGTTTGCATCAGGAGCAATTTCAGCAAGGTAATTGTCCACTAATTTCGACACCTTAACTAACGAAGTTTGTGAGGGCGAGCGAGGGCTATCGGATTCAAAAAGAGAACCATCTTCTAAATCGTCATCACTATCTTCCTGCTGACAGAAGTTTACTAAAAGTCTATGAACTGTGTCAACATCAAATAAGGTATCACCTGAATGCTTGAAAGATggaatcaaaatatcatcgagtGTGGATAGATCCAACTGTGATCCAATCCTTCTTTCCAAGTCAAGTCTAGAAGAAATTGCGCAATCAAGCATCACCGCGCTTCGCAGCAGCCCGAAAAGGAAATTAATTGGAACGACAAGTTTCTCAACAGGCAAAAGGCTTACAATAGTCTCAACCACAAGCTTTTCATGCAAAGTTGAATTTGAATCAGTTTTATTCTGGTTAGATTGATTCCACAAACTTGATTTCTTTGTCAATTCTTTCTCTGCGTAGTTCACAAGGGAAGCACCGATACTTTCTGGCCGAACTCCACGACACTTCATCGCTGTTATGACTCGTTGATACATGTCGATTCTTAATACCGAAATATCTTCTATCCACCAATCACCATCACATTTGGCTTGTCTGCTCATGTGCAACCTACCTGAGCTGCTATACTCTAATCTTGAGAAACTAGAAGCTATTTGTTCTGCACAAGTTTTCGATGCTATTGCGTCGATGCAACGAGTAACTATTTTCAGCTCATCGGCTAGAGGAATTAGGCTTTCACATTGTTGCAAGACTCCAACACACATTTCCAGATTCTTGCAGACAATACAATCTAGATATTCCTCGGCCCTCGAACTGAGATTATCTTTTGAGAAATCATCGGTCATTTCGAGGTAATCGGAAACACAACATAGCTGTGCAACATTTGAGGATGTAATCTCAAAGTTAATACCATAACAAAATTTTGCAGCCAATTCAAAGCATTCAGCACCTCCTGGTAGATTAAGAAACTCAACTCTTGAGATATCAGAATCTCTATGTTCTGCAACTAGCCTCCGAATTCTACCACTTCGAGAAACGAGAGGAAACTAcatgccaaaataaaaacagTTAGAACAATCATAGAGGGAAAGTGAAGACTCAATGTCACTGTAATTCTGTCAAACTCACCACGATCTCAAACATGCACTCAAATTAACTGAAGTATGTACTTACCTTATGTAATGAAAATGTTACTCCACACACTTCTATAGTTATATCACTAGGTACATCGCGAAAAATCCTGAAAAATGttcatgaacaaataaatcattcaaAAGATATTTTAGAAGCCATCAAAAGCAAAAATCACAAGGTAGAAGAATTCATTGATAACATAGAAGATCCATAATTGAGatacataaaaatattagttaGAAACAGATCTTTGATCATTCCATTCCAGCAACAACTTCAGAAGAGAACCAAAGAAAAAGCTAGCAACAACAATATTcagtaaaagaaaaattaattagcATAAATATGAGAATGCATGAAAGATCATATGTTGAATGCTTAATACATCACAACTCACAAAGATTATATATTGACCAACGGCCACACGTTGACTCGGTCAATTTTATCCGAAAGAGAGAAGATATACACATGATAGTAATTAGAATGCTGCAGTTCTTAACCCTCCGGTTTTCAGAAGAAAGAGCGCTAGTAATTCAGAGTTGACCGAAAGTCAAGTAAAGTCTGGTCAAAGATAGTTCTAGTATGGATTCAAATAAGACGATTCATCTTTAACTAGAGTTTGTTAATCACTTGAACACGAGCACTTggttaaaacttaaaacacaaaaaaaagcTACACAAAAAACATGCACAAACTACAAAgtaacacaaacaaaaacacaaccttcaagtaacaatttttctttgaagcaaacaagaaagaaagaaaaaaaaaaactaaaacaaccCTTTAACATTGAAGTGGAAAGAGAAAAGCATGAAACAAACCATTCATTGTATCTTTGCCTGACATTCTTTGCCAAAGACAACTGCTGTTGGTGCTGTTGCTGATGCTTGTCAGTAGTACGGTCCATATTAGAGAGTGAGAAAAAACACAGAAACTTGTGTTGTGAGACAGAACAGGAGAATGTAAATGGAAAGAGAAAAGTAAAGAAAGTAATAGTAGTGAGTTTAaggtagtagtagtagtagtgaAGTGGTGAAAGAGACAGTAACCAAGTTGAAGATGTTGCTGTTGTGGTAGTTCTTTAGCCATTTTCATTGAACAGGTTGTGCTTAATGCATAGATTGCAATTGTCCAAAGTAATGGACCTCTCTTGTGGGACATACCATGTTTTTTCATATACTTATTTTATAcgttatatcattttatttcatcttttatccaatttttttgaaatcaataacaattattttgtcCATGAATCTAGAGAGGATCTAACATATAAAGTCGGAGACTAATCTCTCGAGATAATATGACTCATATAAGTCGACCCAGCTAACCGCGACAATAGACATATGATTTCATACACATTGACCAAGGATCTATGAAGTACAGGTACGGAGacggacaccagacacgacacggacacgcctacacaactaataatttgaaaagaactcatataatttagtgtaattataaATATCGGTGTCCGACACGATACATATTCGACACTGGAACACGTCTAATCTGAGAAGTGTTCGTGTTTCATGATCTATGATAGAATGTAATTGAGTTACCATAACTTAAGGAGCTAATATAATCATTTTATTGTGACCAAATTTATATTGTGACCAAATTTAATAATGTAACAGTGTAGTAGTGTGTTTTAATCATGTGACGGTGTAGTATAGTATTTTTTACATGAGACAAAAATGTATAGTGTGTCTAtcaacaaaaaaggaaaaagaatgtATAATGTGTCTATATAATTGACCGATacttaaaaattgtttgaaattaaaacaaagaCTAGTGCTACTTTCTTATATGAAAATACAACTCTCaaatttttcctttatcattttttgTATATGAACTCTTTATTAAAAGTGCGATAATACCAACACAAATATACCGAATTTCACCGAAACTCTTCAATTAAGTGTGTTGGAGCAAGAGTAATACGAGGACGGGTGGcactttcaaatttttaaatgcattaattaattactttatttttatctcAAATTTTGTTACATTCTTATCTAtaatatcaatatataataaatatttttgtgcAACATTAACCGATTGTCTTTGGTGGTGAAggataaactatataataacaaaaatttccatttcttttaaaatataaagagtattttttctttcttattctaGTATGACTCTCTAGTTTTATGGAAGAAAGAGTGTCTTAATTTGTGAGTGACACACTATGACATTTCTCCATTtcatgttttttcattttttttccttatcccTTTCAGTTTCAACGGCTGAAGAGGCGCAAAAAAGTGGAAAAATGTGAAGAAAAGGTCAAAAATGTGACTTTACATAGGAAAAAGGAATGAAACTAAGAAAAGCATGAACAAAAGTTGTTAAGCAGGTTTTGACAAATTTGTCATGTTACTCTTTCTGTCCCCTATTActtcaaatttaatcattttatctTATGAATATATACTGCTTTTTTTGTTAAGcaggaatgaatatttttattggagtttttcttatgaattttaaaatttaaacataaagATAATGTCCGGTCACCAAGAAACAGATGTAAATTACTTTTGTGCTGAATTTATGGACTCCTTTGATAACGGTGAGTTTTCTATTGTGCAAATTTGTCTTATTTAATTTGACAACATGAcactttaataatatttaaaaagaaacataCAAATTCTACCAAAAATAAGAAACATACTACAATAATTCATTTCTTACATGATTGAATAAATggcttcaaaatcaaaatataagaaGTGGTTTCAATTTAATAGAAattttgtttaagataatgTTGAGATGaaccttttacattttttttatacatatcaatctttcaaaaaaataaaataaatcaaattatacCTTACATGGGACCTAGTTATTATAGCTGCCATACTTTAGGAGTACGCGTAAACAAGTAGagtcaaatattttctttaaaaaaaaaagtagagtaaaatatttgtttttaaaaaaaaaaagttgttggaAATCTAGTATAAATTTCCctagtgaaaaaaataatggtttAATCTTATTAAGCGAAAAAAGAATTGTGAAAATTGAGTTTAACTTGTTTATTAAAACAAATCTAACTCATTTTTTAATTCACCAAAAAAGAtctaacccttttttttttttttctttcttaaactCTCATATACAATTGTGTTTTCATAATCCAAATTCATTATTATATCTATTATTTAAAGAAACGAGAATTGATGAGGACCTAATGGAAAggaaaactaattttaaaatttcaaagtttcGATAACattcaaaatgtttttttttttttcttcataatattatCAATTTATGTTAGGCcaaagggtatttttgtcttGGCCTAAGAAACGAAAAGcttacctgaccaaaaaaaaaaaaagaaacgaaAAGCTTAGTGAATTGCTCTTCTCACTTTTGATTTTGCTAATTTCCTTAACTCATGTTTCGTATTTTTTACAATGAGTTAACTTACGACGGTGCTTTTAAGATcagtttatcttttttcaaaccGGTTCCCAATCTTAAAAGTGTCAGCATGGGTTAACTTATGCTGAAAAATGTCGagcgtgaattaactcacgctGAATTAAAAGAATGAAcaaaatcaaaagtaaaaagaaCAATTTTCATAGTTTATAGTTGCGAAATAAAGTGGAAGTATAGATTGAAATTGAGTCTAATGGAAGATGTCAATCTTTTATATCATggaaaatcaaagtaatttttatttgagattaaaaaagatgtttatatttagTGATCGTACCTCGAACAAAATCAACTCACATGTAAAAAATAGATCCGAATCCTCGCCTTCATGTTCCCTTTATCCTCTTTATATATTTGTTCTTTTATCTCTTTAttaccttttaatttcttattctctctcatCCTCCCTTTGTAATGTGAAGGAGAGGATTCGGATACGTATAGAAAATAGATCCGAATCCTCTCCTTCAAGCTCTCTCATTtactctctctatctcttttttttatcacatttttACCCTTTATTTTCCTATTCTCTCATCTCTAATATATCTCTTTTTTTACTTCTCTTTTGTACCCTTCAATTTCCTATTTTTTCTCATCACTCCCTTTGTAATGTGAAGGAAAGGATCTGGATACGTAGAAAACATGtatgaaaccaaaaataaagtcGGAGTAGAGTAACCATTTCAAATGAATATCCCTTTACACgtgaaagaaaaaacacataaaGGTCAAAAAGGAGAAAGAACTGCCCACTTTCGAtaatattatgatttatgattgCACACCACACCTGCTATGTAGGACACCATAGAATTAATGAAGTAGGGTCACTCATGATCCTGTATcaaataatgttatataattgatATGATATCTTCCACTATCTATTCCATTCCTTTCTTATAGATAGGAACAAAAAAAGTGTTGGGTCCAAGTCAAAGTCGTTAAGAACCATGCCATGTGTGACATATATAGTGATGGACATTACATGACAATATGTGTATGGTGGCAAGATCCCATGGAGTAATGGACATGTGCATTTGTAATTGCATTTCTAACTAGATATTTCATATGATTTAATTGCATTTGTAACTAGATATTTCATATGATTACATGAAGCTATAccttaactttttattttctttcgtATGTACATTTTCCCTTCAtacttaaatataaacaaaaaaaaaagttgtatagaTTTGAATATGCTGATCTTCCCCTTATACATAGGTAAACATTTACAAAGTACACTTTGAAGCTCAAATTAATGAGTGAAAAGTGAATCGCATTGATAGTTGTTTCATCTCAAGTAGAGCTAGAAGTGCTTCTAACTAGTATTGAGGTAGAtgtttaacatttttattttttattttttgaggggaagttgatgtttaagatgattatccTTGATTTTCATGTGTATGGCTAAGATTATCTTgtaatcattaaaaatatttcttcaaattGTATCTTAATAAATTGTGCAAGGGGCATAACCTTTTGGAACTAGAGATGAAATGGAACCCCAAAAGACATGATTGATGAAGGACTtttatacaacaacaaccaagtatTATTTCAATGAATCAAAAGATACCACAATGCCATGTCAAATGCATCTTTTATCCAATTCGTTGATCTCAATGAGTCTTCCTTAATTTCCTTTGGGTGCATTTGATGTGctaaacaatatatatttaacagAACATTACAAGACATAACAACATAATACAAGACAGAACATCACAGGACAAATTTGTatggtattgaataattttttcttatatgatTTTGGTGgacaaaaaactatttttgtattttagataATTTGTACGCGTGAAAAAAAGTTGTGTTATGGTTTAATCAAAGACTAAAATATCAGTTTTTGTCATGTACtagaaacaattttacaaatcaaacaccgTATAATTGGAGTTGTCATGTCCATCTTTGGATGAGCGACCTACCGAGAAGTTTTCcggtaagcgtgcgagtgaggacaaaacacgctgaaaagaccCGTGTTGGTTTGTAGGGTCAGTCGGCAATGCTTAAAGTCGTATGGGATGTTACAATagcaaattattatttattttgtaatatgTTTAATAGGTataagaaattattatttaataataacaacGAGAGAATTTTCTCCATGTCTAATACACCAGACATGGTTGAGAACATCacaatatatattatgtttATGTTACCGAGTCTTTTTGTGCTCACTATGTCTGGGGTGATGTTTTCAGGTCTAGTTTGATATTGGAAAGTTGAGAAGTATGTCCGAACTACTCGTCAACAATTCAATGTAGAGCTTCTTTATTACCGGATCACAGTTAAAGTCATAAATTAGAATGTTGTTTTTCGTCTTATAATTTGACTATATTTTATGAAGTTGTTGTATTAATGGTCCGAAAAGAATTCAACTTTATCATATtcatttaatttctattttatttgaatttatctcgGTCTCTAATATCAAACATCTTCCTCGATACCCACTTAGGTTGGCCTCTGTGGTATTGATTTAGAATCTGAAAGTGTGCTCCGCGTcgaggtctcaggttcaattCTCCCCAGTGCCAATTTAGTTGagttagtttagcttcttcaaaacaaaaataaaaaatcttccTAAATGTTACACATAGCATACCGAAACTATCGGTTTTGATACCACTTTTTGGATAGGGCGACAAGGACAATCTCGGAAGAGCAAATTAGGGAAGAATTGATATCAATGTATCAAAAGTGAGACATGAACTAACACCAAATTTTTAGCAGTATACATGTCTTCATAGGTATATTCTCTTTTACTTAAGCCATTGTAAACCAATGTCAGCCTTCATAATTTGACACTTGCATTTGACAACATACCTTGTTACTTCGTGCAACACCATCTTACTTTACAAAAGAGGGGTCCCTTTCTTTTGTCATATGCTACAAAGCGTGCTCGTAAAAAATAACTCATAGCTTCATGGACAAAATGATTGCTATTGAGTGTTTCCAAATATTGTGCTTCTCTTTTTTTAGGCCAAAATAAGATGCACTTTTTAATcgtgaaaataaataagttatcaTTGTAATACACTGCCTTTGCTAGAAAGAGTTCAAACATACTTCATTCTCATGCATAAGTTGAATAATATCATCACCAAAATGTTTTTATAGCATACTTGCTTTTTGTAAATTCAGGAAAACTCTTGGAAATATGTACCTTGCCTTGTCAATAGAGGTAATGCTTATATTGTCAAGGCCTAAGTCAACACAATAACCTATATCTAACTCATACTAAAATAGTCACAAATTGCTACAACCAAACGACAGATTTAGCtgtgatagaaaaaaaaaaaaaaaaaaaaatcaatatgcaCAAATCAGGAAAACCAGATAAACCATGTGGATTTGAGGATTCACAACATAACCGATCTGATTGAAATATGAAGCATTGGATCCTGTCCTCACACTAGCGTGTAATTAACCATTAAATCCATAAATATGAGTACCGCCATAAGATAATGCGATTTTGTGGCATCAGAGTGACTCTGGTTTTATTCCTCATCAGAGGAGGAATCAGGATCATCCGGTATAACTATTAAATCTGAAGAATCTTGTCCACGGCTAATTAGCATCCTCCGATATTGTACAAGCATGAGTGTGTGGTCAAGGGTGTGCTTCTGATTAAATCGGCCCGGACGCTTTGAACGTTTGTTATAGCAATCACCACAAAGATCAAAGCCGATACTCTCTTCACAGTCAACACATTTATATCTGTCCCCAATTATTGGGTACAACTGTACAAACCAGTTCAAAACATCAACACATTGGAAAACTGGGAGCACAAATGGAATTCAAGGAAATATCATATCAAATAAAACTGAATCATGCATCAGAATTTTAGCATAATGCAACTTTCAAGTGACACCGTATAGATACTTTAAAAAGCAACTAAAAAGGACGGCCTGATGCACAAGGCTCACACCAGGTGGAGTCTGGGGTGGGTAGATATATGCAGCCTTAACCCTAGAGACTGATTTTAGGATTTCAACTCATGACCTCCAGGTCACAAGATCACAAGGCCGCAACCTCACCATTGCGCCGAAGTTTGTCCTCATATTATTGAAATTCATTATGAGATAAGTATCTCTAAAAGCATTAATTATATGACAGTGATCATCTCAAACTACATTGAATATAGGTATTACAATTTACTAGTGTAATTGCAAACTAAAATGTAAGAGCCAGAGCAGGGTTATGTATAACTCCCTTCCTTGAAATTGATTATTGGAGCAAAAATTAATCCTATGTCAAATATGTAACAGTCAACGAAGACAAGCAGCCACGTATTATGAacagtaaattacactcccctctctTGAGGGATGCTTAAATTACACTACCCTCCCCTATTATGTTAAAACATACCCTCCCCTCTTAtgcaaaacatattaaaaaatttctaaGAAAGGAAAATTGATTTCTTAAATGGTGGCTTAaactttttttgacataaaatggCAGCTTAAAGTTAATTGCTATCATAAAACtacttatttatgttaaaatggattaaagtgtagtacatatttaatttttaagggaGCATAATGTAATTCAAGAATCTCTTATGGAGGTGAGTGTAATATACTCTATATATTTACTTCTCAAGGGAGTtcagtgtatattttaacataggaggggaagggagtaCAATTCAAGCTTAtttcaagggaggggagtgtaatttactctattaTAAAACAAAGATTTGACTAAGCATAAATCCTCCTACTCACATTCCATACACTGATTTCCACTGTCGCTGACCAGTAACCATAATTAGACAAAAAGTCGAAACAAAATAAATGTatgattaaagaaaataaatgttatgATAAAGAGGTTTTACCCCGCAAAAATCACAACCAACTCCTGGGTGAATCAACAATTCAGGATTAGAACCCCAAGCTATCCTTTCTCTGTTGTCGGTAGATAATGAACCTGAAAGCAAACAATATCAAAGAAACATCCAACATATCACCGGTCAATTGTTctacaattttctttctttttgttagaATGTTAATTgacagaaaatgaaattaatatttataaatctAAAACCTTTAGATACTAAAACCTTTAGATAGCATGATGAGAACTATTAGCAACCTTGAGAAGAGAAATGAGAAATCGATAGGAACTATTgagaaagatgaaaatgaaacaGCTCTCAAGTCAATATATGTGTAGTATACAAATGAGCTATTCATAACacacatattatataatatacaaCCACCACTACCTTGTTTACATTACTTCCACTTCAGGGTGGAGTATATGGATCATATACACTAACCTTGTTTTCGAAAAGTGTACTTTACCTTAAACTTGTTACATATATAACTTATACCAGGACCCCTCATTCTTAGCGAAAACAATACCAAATTGACCATTTAATGTTTAAACTAAGATCCGAATGAATTTAAATGAAATCTCATGCACTATTATAAACACTGGCCCATTGCCCATAGTTGCTGGTGACAGGAAGCACTTCTGTACAACTCAGACGGTCATTCAAACAAGCACATGCACTACAGTAATCACTGGCCCATTCTCTCCTTTTACCTTAAGTCCCGCAACTTTGACAAACTTTTTATCAAGTCAGTTTACCTATTGTTATGTCCTCAAGGCTAAAATCAGTAAATGTCGTAATGATACGATAacggacaaaaatatgagtggGGAAATTCAGAGGGAAATGTTGATGCGGTCAGTTTGTTACAAGGGAGGCTTAATACGAGTAGAGTGGGACATATTTTGGGGTTCTGTTATGGGGCACAAGAGGCTTTAAGTTTTTGGGTGAGGAACTTTTGTCTGGGATTACGGGGTTTTCTCTTTTGTATTAGTTGTGGTTTCAATTAAGAATACATTTCAGTTTATCTCACATCGGGTTCCTCTCATATGCTTAGAGGAAAAAAAAGGGAAGTCAAATGCTCCCGCATACACAGGGTCCGGGAaagggtcccaccatttggtgtattgcaCACAACCTTACCCTATTTTTTACACATGAGGCTGTTTCCAGggcttgaacccgtgacctttcagtcacatgacaacaaacGTTGTGTTCCTCTCATgcatatacatgcatatatgcatatatacaGTTGCGTCAATAACTTGACTAGTAGGCTTcagaatatcaaaatataaattaaaaaattagtagGCAAAGATACATACAAGAAGATGTGGTCTCAGGTTGGACTTTGATTTGACCAAGTTGAATTGCATCTCTTCTCTGTGTGTACTCTTCTGGAAATTGCTCTTCTAAATACTGGTCAAGAGCCAAACAAACTTTTGGAAATCCTTCGGGATGTGGACTTTGACAAACTTGACATCTAAACATCTCATGAGATAAGTCGGTGATACAAGTCTCACAGTATACTGTAGAGAATGCgcaaaaatgatataaaaacatGTTAATGAGATTTTCTGCTATTGATAGCTTTAATATGTTATAAACGAGAAAAAAGTAGAACACCTACCATGACCACAATTAAGAGCAACAGGATGAATGAGAAGTTGCTTGCACGTTGGGCACATTAAATCTGCAACTAATATTTTTGGTTGCTGAATGTGCCCATTTTGAGGCAATATTGTTCCATGTTTCCTGTCAGAAGAGTATTCCAAAATGATGCCTTCGTCTCCTTTATGATTTGCAGACCCTGATTGCTCCATACTTTCAAAAGATAATGTGCTGCCTGAGTTAGACGTCTGATTTATGGTAGTACCGGTAAGCGAATCCCCAGGAGGATCACATATAACTTGAGGGGAGGAGTGACCCGTTTCCTTTTCTTCCTCTGAATCATAAGGTTAAATTAGCAATTTTGGTCAAACATTTCACAAACAAAGTAGACAGAGGGATTGTTGTCTTTTATGATAACTGCAATTTTACTAGAAAGCGGCATAATGGAGGGGACGATAAAACTGCCAATGAGTGTGCAAGAAATTCcaagaattagaaaaatattaaaagacaaTCACATACTGAAGCTGAGGCTTAAGGGTACACATATAACAGGGGCAGGAATTGTTCAGAATAAAATACCAGACACTTAtatccacacacacacacttcgAATATTCAGACCAATCTACATAAAAAAGGAGTCAAcatcacacaaaaaaaacatggaaCAAACCCAAATAAGACACCCAGAAGTTGAAAGTGGTCTCAACAGAACTAGGAACgtaaacaaaatttgaataGCATAGCAGTGCGCCCAACAGACGACAAGAAGATGGATCTTGCACCCCACATGACAGCAAGAAACTTGTTGGATAGATGTACGTAAAAGTCAGCAAACTATGGTGGCAACACTCAAGGGAACGGTCAGTTGCAGCCTCTGAACCAAATAACGGGGTTTTTGACACCCGATAACCAAATAAGAAAGGGCCAACCTCCTTGACGAAGGCTGAACCCAAAACAAGGGCTTCAGGACAAGAAAACTATTGAACCATATTAAAACTCAATAATGAATATTCTATGTCTTAGAGCATGGAATATATGTACAATTGTACAATATATAATAAAAGGTTGAAAAAATCAAATCCTGAACTTTAAGGATTAGAATCAGCTAAATCAGGAGGCAAGGAAAGAATACagtaataaaaacaataaaatagatCTATCAAATCTTAAACAATATCTCAACATAGACAGTAAATTTTCTAAAagaattattatcataaaaacaGTCAGTCCATTCGCTAAACCTTCTAGTGAAATGCGACAAAATGCTTTTACAGAAGGAAACTATGTGAGGCATGCTGCAAATTTATATTTCATTATGTTCATGCATAAGCCCTTAAAAAGAGAAACATACCCAGAGTCTGATTTTCCCTTCTCTTGTAAGCTTCAGGATATGTCTTAAGAAGCAAAAAGTGAAACATTTCACAGATTGTTGGAAAGTGGTAGTATGGATGCCTACAAGTTGGACAATGGGATTCGCGTGATGCATTCATTGATTTATGGACACACCAGAAACATGATATGTGGCCACAAGCtacaaacaaaagagaaaataataaaaattcatcGCAAATTACTAAAGCTATTTGAACTATTTTCAGAACTCGATGTTGTGTCTTACATAGCACAATGGGCTTGTATAACAGATCCCTGCATTATAAAATTTACGTCATTCAGTAACGAAGTTTATAGCACAATGGGAAGTTTATAGATCAACTTAAACAAACATAATTACACAACGATAAAAATCAGCTCCATTCTATAGACAACATAATAAAAAGTCAAAGATTTAAATATGTTCTTGGTCCTTATAAAGTACGCTCTTATCAAGTTTAGTCGCTGCAAATTTTCCATTGatgtttagtcctcaatttggTGATTTTgagaacaaaaagaaaatcatccATCGGAAGTCTTGTTAACATCAATGGAAATTTTTCTAGATACTAAACTTGATTAGTGaatattttataggaactaaaaacatgTTTTAACCGGAAATTCAAAGTTCGTGAATATGCAACCTTTGTCATGGAAGGAAAACCAAGTCATAATGACCAGATAATTCAGTCATCTAAATATCCAACTGCACTATCAAGCAATAAGATACAAGTTAAATGTCTGTCTCAAACAATCTTCCGACAAACTTTACTTACATCCTGACCAAACTAAGTATTATCAGAACCCCTTTTCTCTAGAACCT harbors:
- the LOC11414613 gene encoding BTB/POZ domain-containing protein At5g48800, which gives rise to MDRTTDKHQQQHQQQLSLAKNVRQRYNEWIFRDVPSDITIEVCGVTFSLHKFPLVSRSGRIRRLVAEHRDSDISRVEFLNLPGGAECFELAAKFCYGINFEITSSNVAQLCCVSDYLEMTDDFSKDNLSSRAEEYLDCIVCKNLEMCVGVLQQCESLIPLADELKIVTRCIDAIASKTCAEQIASSFSRLEYSSSGRLHMSRQAKCDGDWWIEDISVLRIDMYQRVITAMKCRGVRPESIGASLVNYAEKELTKKSSLWNQSNQNKTDSNSTLHEKLVVETIVSLLPVEKLVVPINFLFGLLRSAVMLDCAISSRLDLERRIGSQLDLSTLDDILIPSFKHSGDTLFDVDTVHRLLVNFCQQEDSDDDLEDGSLFESDSPRSPSQTSLVKVSKLVDNYLAEIAPDANLKLSKFLVIAETLPAHARTVHDGLYRAIDIYLKAHQGLSDLDKKKLCKLIDFQKLTQEAGAHAAQNERLPLQSIVQVLYFEQLKLRNSLSTTGDDDIKPMHASWRISSGALSAAMSPRDNYASLRRENRELKLELARLRMRLNDLEREHVCMKRDMAKSGSRKFMSSFSKKISKLSLFGQHSSSRETSSPSRNSHRTDSKVIERTCASTE
- the LOC11411594 gene encoding E3 ubiquitin-protein ligase PRT1; the protein is MEEENNVFKDEQEQEINESFVCCVCLDLLYKPIVLSCGHISCFWCVHKSMNASRESHCPTCRHPYYHFPTICEMFHFLLLKTYPEAYKRRENQTLEEEKETGHSSPQVICDPPGDSLTGTTINQTSNSGSTLSFESMEQSGSANHKGDEGIILEYSSDRKHGTILPQNGHIQQPKILVADLMCPTCKQLLIHPVALNCGHVYCETCITDLSHEMFRCQVCQSPHPEGFPKVCLALDQYLEEQFPEEYTQRRDAIQLGQIKVQPETTSSCSLSTDNRERIAWGSNPELLIHPGVGCDFCGLYPIIGDRYKCVDCEESIGFDLCGDCYNKRSKRPGRFNQKHTLDHTLMLVQYRRMLISRGQDSSDLIVIPDDPDSSSDEE